ATTTCACCGGTTGACGGCTGTTTCGCCTCAATGGTGACATATCGTTGCGTCACTTCGTAATCGCCTCGTTTGGCAAGGGTTTTGCCGGAAGGATTATCGAAGGTCACTGCCGTGTCGGATGATAACGTTTCGATGGTTTGACCGGTTGGCTCGTACTCCCATGACGATGCCGTCAAATTGGATACCGACACCAGAATGCCCAGCAGGATGATGAAGATAGGCAGACTGACCATCAGCCGTCTGCCCCTCGTCCACTGACTGGATTGGCTCTCCGCGCTGGACATGACTGACTGACGTTCCTGATCTGACACGCCGTTCATTGTACCGACTCCAGCTGAAATGGCAATCGACAACCAGCAAAACCAGCGGGCGGCCGATCACAATCTGCAATCGACCGCCCGCGGTCAGCGAAATCAACAATTACCTTGCGCCACCGGCACCACCACCGGTCCTGTGGCGTTGACGGGCACCTGTCCGTCCGCTTCCATCTGCGCGGCGATCTCCTGCGCTTTGACCAGCAGCGTTTCCACAATCTGGTCTTCCGGCACGGTTTGAATGACTTTGCCCTTGATGAAAATCTGTCCCTTGCCGTTGCCGGATGCCACACCCAAATCGGCTTCACGGGCCTCGCCCGGACCGTTGACGATGCAGCCCATAACAGCCACGCGAATCGGCGCGGTCACATCCTTTAAACCTTCGGTCACCGCATTGGCCAACTGAATCACATCAACCTGGGAACGACCGCAGCTCGGGCAGGAGATAATGTCGAACTTGCGCGGACGCAATCCCATGTATTCCAGCAGCTTGCACCCGACTTTCACTTCTTCGACGGGCGGTGCCGACAGCGAAACGCGAATCGTGTCTCCAATGCCTTCAGCCAGCAGCGCACCGAATGCCAAACAGCTTTTGATGGTGCCCTGCCATGCCGGTCCAGCTTCGGTGACACCAAGATGCAACGGCCAATCACCCTTGGAAGCGAGCAGACGATACGTTTCCACCATGGTGATCACATCATGATGCTTGACGGAAATCTTGAAATCATGGAAGCCGACGTCTTCGAACATGCGCGCTTCCTTCATGGCGGACGCAACCAGTGCCTCCGGCGTCGGACCGCCATATTTCGCATACAGTTCCTTATCGAGCGAGCCCGCGTTCACGCCGATGCGCAACGAAATGCCCGCGTCCGTGGCGGCTTTGCAAATGGAAGGGCCAACCTCGTCGAATTTGCGGATGTTGCCGGGGTTCACACGCACCGCAGCGCAGCCCGCGTCAATGGCCTGGAACACGTATTTGCTTTGGAAATGAATATCGGCGATGACCGGAATCGGTGATTTCTTTACGATTTCCGGCAATGCGTCGGCATCATCCTGGCTGGGTACGGCCACGCGCACGATATCGCAGCCGGCTGCGGTCAGTTCCGCGATCTGCTGCAATGTCGCGGGAACATTGGCTGTCAGCGTATTGGTCATGGATTGCACCGAGATTGGCGCTCCCCCACCGACTGGAACGGGGCCGACCATAATACGGTGCGATTTGCGGCGCGGATGCAGCGGGCTTTCGCTAATGGCTGCCTCACCGGTTTTACGGAACGGCTTTTCGATTTCTGGCATACGTCAAATCCTTGCAATAACAAGGCTCCCGACTTAGGGAGCCTTGCGTCACTTACGTTTCGTCTGTTTGTTTTGTTTCGTTTTCCGTTACTTGTTTATCAGGTCGTCGGCTCGACGACGGGCTTCCAGCTCGAGTTGGCTCATTTCCTCCACGGAAGCGAATAGCGGATTGCCGCGCAGTTCCGCATCCATTTCGTCCAACACTTCCTTGACGGTATCGACGATGCCGAGATATGGCAAGCGATGTTCGAGGAAGGCGTGAACGGCCTGTTCGTTGGCAGCATTCAGCACGGCCGTATGCTTTTCGGAAGCTTCCAAGCAATGTCGAGCCAAGCTCACTGCGGGGAATGCCTCATCGTCAAGCGGTTCGAACGTCCACATGGCGGCTTTCGTCCAATCACAGGCCGCTGCGATGTTGCCAAGTCGTTCGGGAGCCGATAGGCCAAGCGCGATCGGCAGACGCATATCAGGCGGTGAAGCCTGTGCGATGGTGGCGCCATCGCGGAATTCCACCATGGAATGCACGATGGATTGCGGGTGCACGGTCACGTCGATACGGCTCGGAGGCACGTCGAACAGACGGCTCGCTTCGATGACTTCAAGCCCCTTGTTCATCAACGTGGACGAGTTGATGGTCACCACCGGACCCATATTCCAAGTAGGGTGGTTCAACGCCTGTTCAGGCGTGATGTCGGTCATCTGCTCGCGTTTCCAACCGCGGAACGGACCTCCGGAAGCGGTGACCACGAGTTTCGACACTTCACCGTGCGTGCCCGAACGCAACGATTGCCAGATGGCGGAATGTTCGGAATCAACCGGATTGATCTGCTGCGCACGAACCTGTGCGTCGAACAGCAGATGACCGCCGGCCACAACGGATTCCTTGTTGGCGAGCGCCAGCTGCGATCCTGCCTGCAGTGCCGCAATCGAAGGTTCAAGGCCGATGGATCCGGTAATGCCGTTCAACACCACGTCGGCACCGGATCCGGCCATGGCGATTACCGCTTCCGGCCCGGCCATGATTTCCACATGGCTTGCGCCGGCTTGGTTTAGCGCATCTTGGAGCGCATGGACCGCGTTTGTGTTGAAGATGGCGACTTTCGAAACGTGAAATTGGACCGCCTGTTGGGCCAGAAGTTCCACGTGGGAGCCGCCTGCCGCAAGTCCGACCACGTTGAAACGGTCGAGATGGCGGGAGATGACGTCAAGTCCTTGGGTGCCGATGGATCCGGTGGATCCCAGAATGACTACGGTTGAGGTTTGCATGGGTTATGCGTGTGCTCCGTATTTGTTTTGGATTATTCGTGTGAACGCGAAAACAGGCTGACGGTCACGTCAGCCTGTTCAGTGCGATTGCCTATTCAAAAGAGGGGAACGACAGGTCGGGAATATCGACATCCAGATTGCTGTTGGATGCTTCGAACATCGGATTGGTTGCCGGCTTGGTTTCGTTCTTCTTCTCTTCCTCTGCCGGTTTCGCCGGTTCAACGGGAGTTGCCGTTGTCGAGTGATCTGCGGAGGTTGCTGGTTCCAGCGTGAAGGAGGGTGGGACGGTCGGCAAGGTTCCGAGATTAATCGAGTCGGTATTGACCTGCGGAAGGTTCGGCGTCGACAGGCTTGGCATGCGCGGAGTGAACGTGTCTTCGACCGGATCGGGAGCGTCGATGTTCTGGGCCATCTGCGCCAAGGCAGCCAACGAAGAATCGGGAGCGATGTTGATGCCGTGAGATTCTTCCGGCTGATGTGCGACCGAAGTGTCTGGAATCACAGGAGCCGCAGGCGCGGCCGGAGCGTCATAGCTCAGCGCGCCATCATCAGAAAGCGGATTGAACGCTTCGGTTTCCGTTCCTGCGGAAGATGGCTCCTCGGCAACCGCATTGGACGCTTTGAACAGGTGTGCCAACGACTGTTCCGGAGCCGCTGGAGCAACCGGAGCGGCCTGAGGTTCCGGCGTTACAGGAGCTGCCGGAGTTACCGGAGCCGACGGGGTGCTGATGGTTGGCTGGAACACAGGCGGAACCACGGGAGCATACGTCGGCGCAGCGGTTTGAGTGGCCGGAATGCTCACCGGGGACGTTGCAGGCGTGGTGAAAATCTCACGTTCCGCCTTATTCAAAGCGTCGAAGGAGTCAGTGCTGTTTTGAACCTGAGCGGGCTGCGCAATAGGTTCTGCGGAAACGGCTGGAACGGCGAATAACGGCGAGACCACCTGCGTCTCTTGGGATGCCAGACTGGTTGCGGACGGATTGGCTGCGGTCATCGCGCTTTCGGAGGGCTCGCCCACGAAGTCGGCCACACGAGCATAGGATTCGAGTCTGGTCAGCAGCTGCACGCATTCGTTCAGGTAATAATCCACCTGACGCTCGTCATAGCCACGCTTGCCCTTGCGCTGGGTGAAGATCACATTCGCCACGGTCTGGGAGTTCAGATCGACAAGTTTCTTGGCATCGTCTTCCGACACTTCCTCAACGCCGAGCTCGCCAGCGGCCTTCGTCAGGCACTGATCGACGATGCGATCCACTTGCTTGCGGTCATAGCTCGGTTCCTTGCCTTCTCCTGGCTTGAAACGTTCGCCGTGCTCACGTTTGGAATGGGCGTCAAGCTGGCGGAACAGACTTTCGGTCTGCGCTTTCCACGCCACACGACCGTGCTGCGAAATCTCCCATGTGGTCTGCTTGTCCACCACGGCGCGCTCCAAACGAGCAAGGGCCGCGTCCACTTGGGCGATCACATAGCCGCCTTTGACCAAATCGAAAGAAACATTCTGAATATCATGCTGGGTGAGTTGCGCTCCCTCACCTTCGTACAGCATGTGCGCACGCTCAAGAAAAGCGTCCACCTGTTCGGAATCATACCCCCACTTGCGCTTTGAAGTACGAGCGATCCCCGATGCGTTCCTCTCGGATTCAGGTTCCTGCGCCATTGGCTATCGACCTCCTACTGCACTACTCAACGTCCCCACTCTACGTGATTGATTCGACGCTTTTGGCTTTCTTGTGGAAAATTCAGCGAATCGACACTCAAATCACACCATTTTTCACGCATTTACTATGGAAGGAACCCCTATTGGGCAGCGCGACACACGTTGAAGCTGTCGCAGGCAACGAATACTGTACAGTGGAGCTTTGCGGGCGATTAGCTCAGTTGGTTAGAGCGCCACCTTTACACGGTGGATGTCGGGGGTTCGAGTCCCTCATCGCCCACCTTTTGTTTCCGCAAAAATAAGCCGTTCCGACTCTTCTGATATTCCCAACTATCTCGTGCGCGTGTCAGCAAAATCATGACTTTTGTCAATATAGACAATTTCATGGAAACATCTTCTTCGACTGCTTCCGCAAGCAAAAAAAGGCTCGGAATCGTGTGATTCCAAGCCTTTATATGAGCGCCCGACCTTGGCCATGCGTGCCAAGGCAGGTAAAACGAATACGATCAGCGGCCTTTGCCGAATGCGCGCAGACGGATGCCGTTCCAGTCACCGCTGACGGTCAGCGGCGTGGCTGCATTCATGCCGGCGGTCTTCGCGGCGGACTGCACGGTGCTTGAACTTGCCGCGCCCGGGCGCCCCGGCTTCGGGGTGAGCACCCACAATGGACCATCGTCTCCAAGGACCGCATACGCATCGACGATGGTGTCAGACAGTTCGTCTTCGTCATCGCCGTCGCGCCACCAGATAATCACGCCATCAACGGCGGAATCATAGTCCTCGTCGACCAGCTCTTCACCGGTCAGCTCCTCGATCTTGGCGCGGATCGAGTCGTCCACATCATCGTCCCACAGCCATTCCTGTACCAGGTCGCCGGCGTGGAAACCGAATTCTTCAGCGTTATCAGATGCCGTTTGATTCACGTTCGTCAATATACCAACACTGCTCGAACATATACGTTACGAACCGTGGAATTGCTCACTTTGCGAGATTGTTTTTTCTTATATCTCGGAATGCGTCACTCTCCCGCGGAGCATTGCGGCAGGGATGCACCCTTGCCGTCTCGGACGGCAACCAGCGCATCGTACGCCTCCTGCAAAGTGGACACCTTCACCACGTTCAAACCTTCCGGAATATGATCCACAACGCTGGAACAATTGGATTCCGGGGCAAGGAACCAAGTTGCTCCGTCGCGTTTCGCTCCGAGCATCTTCAAACGGATGCCTCCGATTTCACCGACTTCACCTTTGTCGTTCATAGTGCCCGTTCCCGCGATGATCTTACCCCCAGAAAGTTTTTCACCGGTCACCTTGTCGATCAGACCAAGCGTGTACATCATGCCCGCCGACGGCCCGCCGATGTCGTCCACATGCATGGACACCTTCATGCCGGACACGTCATAACCATGCTCTTCCAGGAACTTTTTCGCCGCTGCGGTGGCGGAATCCTGCGATGACGTCATCTCCTTGTCGCTGGACTGCTTGTATTCCTCTGCGGTCTGCCCAACAGGAACCACCGCTTCCTGAGGCATCACCGTGGATTTCGAATCGGCCCACGCCACCAATGCCTGCGCGTTCGACACCGGGTACCCTGGCACGCCTGAAGCATTGACCGTGACCAACAGCAGTTGGCCTGAATCCTTATACGTTTTCGCACCGGAAACGGCGATGACCTGCTTGCCGGAAACCTCCCCGAGCACATTCTGTGTCGGGCCGGGCACCTGCACCACATACGCGCTGGGCATAATCAACACCAATACGCACAGTACCGCCACCAACGGTCCTGCAAGATAACGCCATGAACGCGCGGACAGCCAACCTTCCGCGCCTATCAGCCATCGTTTGACACGTCCCGGAGCGCCGCTACGTGTGTTTTTGCCGTGAATTCGTCGTGTTTCCTTCATCTTGGGCATACCTCCCATAACATAGTATGGAACCAACCAAACTTGAAAAAACGCTTAGGAAAAGGCAGGGCCGGCATGGACGAGAACGCGATCCGCCAATGGTTTATCGATTGTTTCGGACCAATTCAAGGCGAGATGGCATGGAACCAGTTTTCCAACATGCCGGAAGAGTTGCGCGACCAGTTGATGAGTCAGGATGTGAGCAAGCTTCCCAAGCCGGCCGAGGTCAGGTCGATGATGCAGGCGTTCACTGCGGGCGGGCTCAACACTTTCGGAGACATCCAGCACATCACCGAGGAAGGTCCAATCAACGTCAAACTGGCGAAATCATTGGCATTGCAGCAGGCCAATGGCGAAGGATCGGAAACCAGTGTGAGCGCGGAGTACGGCGAGATGGCCCGGCGAGCCATCAGCGAGGCGAATCTGTGGCTTGACACCGCTTGCGAATTCAACCCCGCGCAAGGCGAAACGCAGGTGCTTACCCGCGCAGGCTGGGTGGAAGGATGCATCGATTCCTGGGCGCAGTTTGCATCCCCGATTGCCGAGTCGATGAGCGACGCTCTGGCTTCGATTTTGTCACAGCGTTTCGGCGATTCCGAATTCCATACGGAAATTTCCGGCATTTTCGCCGGTCCGGTGCAGATTCCGATTCCCGATGATATGAAAGATCCGGCAAAACTCATGCGTTTCGTCGGCAATACGTCGTTCGCCATGCAGCTGGGACGTGCCGCCGGCGATTTGTCGCATGAGGTGCGCGGCAGTTTCGACCAAAGCATTTCGTTGCTGAAGAATCCGGCTGGAGGCCTGATCGTGCAGAATGTCGTCGAATATGCGAAATCCTTGGAAATCGACGTGAACGAAGTAATGAGCTATCTTGCACTGCAAGAGCTCGCCCATTCGCGCCTGTACGCTTCCGTGCCGTGGCTGATGCCACGCTTCGAGGCGCTGTTGGGCAAGTATGCCCGTGGCACCAGCATCGATTTGGACGCCATGGAGGAGCAGATCCGCGATGCGCAGTCCGTCGACCCGGATTCCATGGCCGACGCGGTGAACATCACCAAGGTGGCGTTCCCTGACACGCCTGAACAACAGCAGGCCATGAAATCGCTGGAGAATCTGCTCGCCTTGGTAGAGGGTTGGGTAGACACCGTAGTGTGGCGCGCCGGCATGGCTCATATTCCGCATATCGAACAGCTTCGTGAGATGCTCCGCCGCGAGCGCGCCATCGGAGGTCCCGCGGAACGCACCTTCGAAAGCCTGATCGGCTTGCAATTACGCCCGAAGCGCATGCGTGAAGCGGCCGCATTGTGGGATAACATCTGCGCTACGGAAGGCGCGCAGGCACGAGACGCGAAATGGTCACATCCCGATCTACTGCCGCAACTGCCGAATGATGACGATGACAACACCTCACAGTCGCAGAACAACGGATCGTCGGAAAACACGGAAAATACGACGTTCGCCGCTTCCAATGCCACCGATATGGCGTCGCAGCCCCTTGGCGACGCCGATGGCATGACCATCGATTGGGATGCCGAACTCAGCAAGCTGCTTGACGAGGAAGAGCACAAGGGCGGCGAATCCGATACCAATGGCAGCGACTCTGACGATTCCGCAGAATCCGGCAGCAACAACGATACCGACGCCGAGTAATCGCGCTATTCCGTTCGCAGTATCAGCGGAAGAAGCGCGACACCCGTCGTGCCCTTTCACCCTCATTGCCTTCACGGGTACGCGCATATGAGACGTCAAGCGTGTCTTCGGCGCGCGTCACGGCCACATACATGAGCCGGCGTTCCTCCTCAAGCACGTCGTCATCCTGCGGCAACCCATACGGTATGAGTCCTTCCGAGCAGCCGATAAGGAACACGTGCTTGAATTCCAAACCTTTGGACGCGTGGATAGTGGAAATGGTCACGCCGCTCAGATCCGCGCCGACGCCCAATGCCTCCAACATGGCCAGTCTGGTCTGCGTGTCGTCGGAAAGTGCGGAATTCTGCCATCCGCTATCCCTGCGCACGCGATATCTCAAATGCTGTTCGGCCAATGCCTTGCACAGGATTTTCTGCTGCGCGTTGACTCTGGTGAGAATCGCGCAATCGGCCGGCGACTCCCCCGCATCCACCAGTTTGCGGATGCGCGCCGCCACACCTTGCGCTTCCTCCCAATCGCTGCCATATATGGTTTCCACGACCCTCCGTCCTTTGCTCCTTTCAGAGCTGAGCTTCAGATAATCGGCCCGTTGCGGCGATGCCGCAAGCACACGATTGGCATAGTTGACGATCTGCGGCGTGGAACGGTAGTCGTTGTTCAGATTGATGTCAGCGGTGAGCGGACCGAATTCCGAATCGAAGTTGAGCAGACTGTAGCTACTTGCGCCCGCGAACGAGTAGATGGTCTGCGCCGGATCGCCCACCACGCAAATATTGCGGTTTGAGCCGAGCCATCGGGTGAGCAGACGGTGCTGCAATGGCGAAACGTCCTGGTACTCGTCGACGGTAAGCCATCTGATGTTGGAGCGGATAGCTGAGGCCACTTCCTCGTCGCTTTCCATCAGATGACAAACGATCAGCAGAATATCGTCGAAATCGATTTCGTTGCGGTTGGTTTTTTCTGCCTCATACGCTTTGTATACGTCTACGAATTGGCTTGGTTCGAGGCCTGATGGCGGCTGTCGATGCGTTGCCGCGCAAACCCGCGCGTAATCTTCCGGTGCGATCAGTGAGATTTTGCACCAGTTGATTTCCGCTTGCAAGTTACGTATGGTGTCGTCATCCACTTGGAAGGCGGTGACGCGGCGCAGCGAGCGCTCCACCAGTTCACGTGGATTTCTGGAAATGAACGGCATCGGCCCCTCGCATACGTCCGGCCACACTTGGCGTAGCTGATGGAGGGCCGCGGAGTGGAAGGTGGCTGCTTTGACGTCGGCTGCGACATCGAGTTTCGATAGGCGGCTACGCATTTCCGCCGCCGCTTTGACGGAGAATGTGACTGCGATCGTGCTTCGTGGATTCCACGCTTTGGTGGCGCACGCATAGGCGATTCTGCGGGTAACGGTTCGCGTCTTGCCCGCGCCCGCGCCCGCGATGATGCGCACTGGACCGTCCACGGCCGTTGCGGCCGCCCTTTGCGCCTCATCCAATCCGTCAAGAATCTCTTCCGCTGTTGCACTCATACGTTCCATTGTGGCAGATTGCCGTCGCCATGTGACGATTTGCCCGCGGTTCACCTGCAGTTTTACTGGCAAGTCGGCAACGCTTCGCCCCTATTGTGTATTAAGGTTGGAATTGTGACCGAACGAAGCAAATTTATGATAGCTGCCCTGACGAGTGCGGCGATGCCGAACGCCGCCATTGCGGGCGCGCGTGCCAGCGAACAGACCAACCCGACCGACGAGGGGTACGGCGTCGACCATGCCGTGGTTCAGGATGCAGCGGGCAAGCTGTATGACGTGTTCGCATCCAACACGCCTGAAGGCCGTAAGCGTCTTGCCGGTCGCGTGCGCGCTGCGCAGACGCTCTCGCAAGCCCGCGAATTAGGCGGATTGGGTTTTGCCGTCGATAGCATAGTAGCTTTTTCAAACGGCGATTTGAAGCATTCCGCCACTGGAGATACGTCCGTGCTGGTGGCCACCCACCATGTGGGTCAGGCGCGGCCGTTGGAGCTGCTGACTTTGGATGATTGTTCCAGCGTAGGCACCGCTTTGGGCGCGATTCATCGCCTTCGTCCCGACTTCCTGCAGGAAGCGGGCTATCCGACGTTTGTCACCGGCCAGATTCGCGCTCAGCTGACCGCTTGGATCAAGCGCCTGCGTCAGGCTGGTCATGTTCCGCAGGAGATCACCACTAGTTGGGCGAATATTCTTGAGACCGACGGCCTGTGGTCGTTCTCCACTTGCCCGGTGCATGGCGGGTTGCGTGACGGCGATGTGCTTTTTTCCGGTTCCTCCATCACCGCGGTCACGAATTGGCAGGATATGCAGGTCAACGATCCTGCCCGCGATTTGGCTTGGATTTTCGCCAAGCTTGACGAGAACCACCGCAATGCCTTGCTTTCCGCATACGGTCGCATGTTGGGCAATCGTTTGGATGATCTGATTATGCTGCGGGCCAATCTGTGGCTGCAGATGGAGCAGGTCGGCGATTTTATTTCCGCTTTGAACAAGGCAGACAACGCCAAGATTATGCAATTCAAGGCGCAGGTGGAACGCCTGGCCCACCAGTTGGGTGTCGCCACAGCGAAGAATCGCGTGCAAACTGAAACGAAGCAGGAGTCCAAGGATCGCCCCCAGCGCCCGCCGAGCACAATCACCGTAGGCACGTTGCTGAACGAATCGGAGCGTCGCCGTAACGCGGCCGCACAGCAGAATGATTCCGACACGACCGGCGAACGTCATGTTGACGCTGTGGATATGGATGATTCCACTGGCGATTTCGACGTGACCGGCGATTTCGACGTGACCGGCTCCCAGCCGGTCCGCAAGACGAAGGAAATCGTCAACGACGCGACGGAAGCGTTCGTACCGGCCGGAGCCCAGCCATCACAAGCACCGTCCGGCAATACGAATGAACATGAGGCGACCTCGGTCAGCACTTTCATTCCGGAACATTCCGCAAAAGAACGGCACGAATCCATGCCGTCAAGTTCCACCATGGTAATCAGCAGGCTGGAAACGGCCGACGACAACGACGATACGAACGAGGAATCGATTCCCGCATCGCACAGCGAGGCCGCGACAGTACTCATTCCACTGTTGGAGCGAGATGAGGCGACCATGCAGAAAGCGCAGGCGCAGATCAATCAGTGGGAGGCGGAAGACGCCACCGATGAGAAGCTACGCGTAGAATAGGCGCACATAACCCGTACATACACGTGCGCATGCATTGCGCATTATCACGAAGGAGCATCCATGGATATTGAACTCGGCATTCAGAATGTGGCCCGCACCGTCACCTTCAGCACCGAACAGAGCGCCGATGAGGTCAACACGGCCATCGCCGACGCCGTGGAGAACGGCAAGACCATCAATCTGACGGACGACAAGGGCCGTCGCATCGTGGTGCCGGCAGGCTCGCTCGGCTACGCCATCATCGGTTCCGAAACCAAGCACGCCGTCGGTTTCGGCAACCTCTGACCCGTTCGCATCACCAGATTTCAGCTTCGAACTGAAACACACGTTTTCGACGTCACAAGAAAAGCCAGACGTTCACGT
This window of the Bifidobacterium pseudocatenulatum DSM 20438 = JCM 1200 = LMG 10505 genome carries:
- the ispG gene encoding flavodoxin-dependent (E)-4-hydroxy-3-methylbut-2-enyl-diphosphate synthase, producing MPEIEKPFRKTGEAAISESPLHPRRKSHRIMVGPVPVGGGAPISVQSMTNTLTANVPATLQQIAELTAAGCDIVRVAVPSQDDADALPEIVKKSPIPVIADIHFQSKYVFQAIDAGCAAVRVNPGNIRKFDEVGPSICKAATDAGISLRIGVNAGSLDKELYAKYGGPTPEALVASAMKEARMFEDVGFHDFKISVKHHDVITMVETYRLLASKGDWPLHLGVTEAGPAWQGTIKSCLAFGALLAEGIGDTIRVSLSAPPVEEVKVGCKLLEYMGLRPRKFDIISCPSCGRSQVDVIQLANAVTEGLKDVTAPIRVAVMGCIVNGPGEAREADLGVASGNGKGQIFIKGKVIQTVPEDQIVETLLVKAQEIAAQMEADGQVPVNATGPVVVPVAQGNC
- the dxr gene encoding 1-deoxy-D-xylulose-5-phosphate reductoisomerase, whose translation is MQTSTVVILGSTGSIGTQGLDVISRHLDRFNVVGLAAGGSHVELLAQQAVQFHVSKVAIFNTNAVHALQDALNQAGASHVEIMAGPEAVIAMAGSGADVVLNGITGSIGLEPSIAALQAGSQLALANKESVVAGGHLLFDAQVRAQQINPVDSEHSAIWQSLRSGTHGEVSKLVVTASGGPFRGWKREQMTDITPEQALNHPTWNMGPVVTINSSTLMNKGLEVIEASRLFDVPPSRIDVTVHPQSIVHSMVEFRDGATIAQASPPDMRLPIALGLSAPERLGNIAAACDWTKAAMWTFEPLDDEAFPAVSLARHCLEASEKHTAVLNAANEQAVHAFLEHRLPYLGIVDTVKEVLDEMDAELRGNPLFASVEEMSQLELEARRRADDLINK
- a CDS encoding DivIVA domain-containing protein, with translation MAQEPESERNASGIARTSKRKWGYDSEQVDAFLERAHMLYEGEGAQLTQHDIQNVSFDLVKGGYVIAQVDAALARLERAVVDKQTTWEISQHGRVAWKAQTESLFRQLDAHSKREHGERFKPGEGKEPSYDRKQVDRIVDQCLTKAAGELGVEEVSEDDAKKLVDLNSQTVANVIFTQRKGKRGYDERQVDYYLNECVQLLTRLESYARVADFVGEPSESAMTAANPSATSLASQETQVVSPLFAVPAVSAEPIAQPAQVQNSTDSFDALNKAEREIFTTPATSPVSIPATQTAAPTYAPVVPPVFQPTISTPSAPVTPAAPVTPEPQAAPVAPAAPEQSLAHLFKASNAVAEEPSSAGTETEAFNPLSDDGALSYDAPAAPAAPVIPDTSVAHQPEESHGINIAPDSSLAALAQMAQNIDAPDPVEDTFTPRMPSLSTPNLPQVNTDSINLGTLPTVPPSFTLEPATSADHSTTATPVEPAKPAEEEKKNETKPATNPMFEASNSNLDVDIPDLSFPSFE
- a CDS encoding DUF3052 domain-containing protein, whose translation is MTNVNQTASDNAEEFGFHAGDLVQEWLWDDDVDDSIRAKIEELTGEELVDEDYDSAVDGVIIWWRDGDDEDELSDTIVDAYAVLGDDGPLWVLTPKPGRPGAASSSTVQSAAKTAGMNAATPLTVSGDWNGIRLRAFGKGR
- a CDS encoding YlbL family protein; translated protein: MPKMKETRRIHGKNTRSGAPGRVKRWLIGAEGWLSARSWRYLAGPLVAVLCVLVLIMPSAYVVQVPGPTQNVLGEVSGKQVIAVSGAKTYKDSGQLLLVTVNASGVPGYPVSNAQALVAWADSKSTVMPQEAVVPVGQTAEEYKQSSDKEMTSSQDSATAAAKKFLEEHGYDVSGMKVSMHVDDIGGPSAGMMYTLGLIDKVTGEKLSGGKIIAGTGTMNDKGEVGEIGGIRLKMLGAKRDGATWFLAPESNCSSVVDHIPEGLNVVKVSTLQEAYDALVAVRDGKGASLPQCSAGE
- a CDS encoding zinc-dependent metalloprotease; protein product: MDENAIRQWFIDCFGPIQGEMAWNQFSNMPEELRDQLMSQDVSKLPKPAEVRSMMQAFTAGGLNTFGDIQHITEEGPINVKLAKSLALQQANGEGSETSVSAEYGEMARRAISEANLWLDTACEFNPAQGETQVLTRAGWVEGCIDSWAQFASPIAESMSDALASILSQRFGDSEFHTEISGIFAGPVQIPIPDDMKDPAKLMRFVGNTSFAMQLGRAAGDLSHEVRGSFDQSISLLKNPAGGLIVQNVVEYAKSLEIDVNEVMSYLALQELAHSRLYASVPWLMPRFEALLGKYARGTSIDLDAMEEQIRDAQSVDPDSMADAVNITKVAFPDTPEQQQAMKSLENLLALVEGWVDTVVWRAGMAHIPHIEQLREMLRRERAIGGPAERTFESLIGLQLRPKRMREAAALWDNICATEGAQARDAKWSHPDLLPQLPNDDDDNTSQSQNNGSSENTENTTFAASNATDMASQPLGDADGMTIDWDAELSKLLDEEEHKGGESDTNGSDSDDSAESGSNNDTDAE
- a CDS encoding ATP-dependent helicase; translation: MERMSATAEEILDGLDEAQRAAATAVDGPVRIIAGAGAGKTRTVTRRIAYACATKAWNPRSTIAVTFSVKAAAEMRSRLSKLDVAADVKAATFHSAALHQLRQVWPDVCEGPMPFISRNPRELVERSLRRVTAFQVDDDTIRNLQAEINWCKISLIAPEDYARVCAATHRQPPSGLEPSQFVDVYKAYEAEKTNRNEIDFDDILLIVCHLMESDEEVASAIRSNIRWLTVDEYQDVSPLQHRLLTRWLGSNRNICVVGDPAQTIYSFAGASSYSLLNFDSEFGPLTADINLNNDYRSTPQIVNYANRVLAASPQRADYLKLSSERSKGRRVVETIYGSDWEEAQGVAARIRKLVDAGESPADCAILTRVNAQQKILCKALAEQHLRYRVRRDSGWQNSALSDDTQTRLAMLEALGVGADLSGVTISTIHASKGLEFKHVFLIGCSEGLIPYGLPQDDDVLEEERRLMYVAVTRAEDTLDVSYARTREGNEGERARRVSRFFR
- a CDS encoding phosphotransferase, which produces MIAALTSAAMPNAAIAGARASEQTNPTDEGYGVDHAVVQDAAGKLYDVFASNTPEGRKRLAGRVRAAQTLSQARELGGLGFAVDSIVAFSNGDLKHSATGDTSVLVATHHVGQARPLELLTLDDCSSVGTALGAIHRLRPDFLQEAGYPTFVTGQIRAQLTAWIKRLRQAGHVPQEITTSWANILETDGLWSFSTCPVHGGLRDGDVLFSGSSITAVTNWQDMQVNDPARDLAWIFAKLDENHRNALLSAYGRMLGNRLDDLIMLRANLWLQMEQVGDFISALNKADNAKIMQFKAQVERLAHQLGVATAKNRVQTETKQESKDRPQRPPSTITVGTLLNESERRRNAAAQQNDSDTTGERHVDAVDMDDSTGDFDVTGDFDVTGSQPVRKTKEIVNDATEAFVPAGAQPSQAPSGNTNEHEATSVSTFIPEHSAKERHESMPSSSTMVISRLETADDNDDTNEESIPASHSEAATVLIPLLERDEATMQKAQAQINQWEAEDATDEKLRVE
- a CDS encoding DUF3107 domain-containing protein, with translation MDIELGIQNVARTVTFSTEQSADEVNTAIADAVENGKTINLTDDKGRRIVVPAGSLGYAIIGSETKHAVGFGNL